The following is a genomic window from Episyrphus balteatus chromosome 1, idEpiBalt1.1, whole genome shotgun sequence.
ATTCTTCATTTATCATTTCTGGAGATTGATAGTCGAGAAGTCCACAAACAGGAACAGTACCACCTAGTTTTGAGATTTTCCTTGATGATCCGAAATCTACGAGCTTAATCTGCACTGAACGCACAGTTGCCATGACAATATTGTCGGGTTGAATGTCAAGGTGGCAAAAACCTCTCCAGTGAAGGTATTGTAATGCATCTAAAAGCTGTGTTATAACAGTTGCAACCATTTGCTCTGTGTATTCGTGTCTACTGCTGAAATAATTTAGAATATCAGCACCCTGAAGTTTCtccataataaatattttaattggtaGATTTGGAGGGCTGAATGCAGCAAATAGAGAAGCTATCCCTTCATGACGAAGAGTTCTCAAATGTTCGAATTCGTTTTGAAtagcattttcgttgtttttatcgACTTCGAAGATCTTACCCACAATCATGGCATTTGTCGATTTTTGAATTCCCTTAACAACAGTACTGAATTTACCTCGATGAATTTCGGAAATAAAGCTGTATTTATCACTTATGTCAGAGTCGGTTATCCAACTGAGGGATTCACGTTCCAGTTGATAGTCTACGTGGACTTTTCTTTCTTCGGAAACAATTTCATGGCCACTTTCTGTAAGTTGTTGCAGATGCTTCATAGATTTGGTTATAGTTATTTTGGGGGCCTCATCTCCCGATGTTCTTACGTGTGTAGGTATTCCCATTTGACTCCATCCAATTTGGTTTCTGGAAGCAAGTCTGAAATGATAATTTTCATGGGGCTGCAGGCCATGAACTAGATAAAATTCGTGATCAATGTTGTCAGCTACAGTTGTCCATTGTTCACTTGCACCGTGCTTGTCTTAGttcttgaagaaaataaagaaaagaaaagaaaagaaaacaaaaaaggtaatGCAAAtgcccaacaacaacaacagagtATAAATTCTCGTGAGCCTggaaagatgaatattcaaatcgGTGTCCAATGCGTCAATCAGAACAATCCGATTAACATTAATTCCATGAATGACGTCTATTGGGAAAATAAATCTTCAAGTTGAGCCAACGGAAACAGGAATTAAAGGTGAGTTTAAtttgggagcgggtcaaaattctggtttattaacgaaaattctgcttttttctaattttgtctttcaaaattctactaTGCATCATCATTGGCATCCATCTGTTTGAtaagtttttgtttgataataatttgcttcagtttcaaaacagaattaaaaTAGTCTTAAATCTAGCTCATcgagtggagtaactaaagcaaattgttagagaacccggccgaacagctctgattttgataatctttttttcaaacgtcggtaactaaaaatactttaaagtctataggttaaaaattgtgGATGTTGCTCTATtgttcttgaaaattaaaattaaatttttttttaaacaaaactatttttttttgctaaaaatttcataaaataaatgataccaaaagattctctaggtaatttaaggaaaaaaatatatgggagtaatatatgcaattttctcacaaactgacttaaaaaaaaatattttgaacacaacggcaacacctaaaatatttgcataactacatgtttttacaaaaatcatttctatctgtaaaatttaaatccacttaatttaatcaAGGggttttgaaagaatggtcctcaactcagaattttggaaaaaaaacgttattaaaaaattttaaatgacttcttttcaaactttttcttagtaaaatatgaatttatttttcttagaaaaatcaaattttcgaaaacgggacattgaatttttttgaaattttgtttttagatgttgattagtgatttctacaaaatagcataccaattttattttaaaactttttttccaaaaaattatttataaaaaattagttttttaaaaaacggctctaacgattttgaaattttttttctaaaaatgcaccttaatatatcaatcaaaactgcatacttacttcgtggggcgatttgattttacattttatttaattttttaaaaacgaattttttgtttttattttttttttgtttttatatgccTACATTTCCCAACTGTCTGtattaaaagtcttaaaaatttaagcaacttgaactctaagagcaagttcgtgcgatccagtcgtgcattttatttaattctggACTTCGTAGCAAAGGAATACATATTGCAACACCAGCTGTGTCAATTATTTAGCTTCAAATACTTAAGTGTCCATTTAgttcaaatttagaattttcTGAAAACATCAATCTTATAGTAAAACaaatataggggaagtgggggcaagaccgcctatgggggcaagaccgcctatgggggcaagacggttttcgtactatgttgtatgaaaaaaagtaaaattggcaacacttgcaatataaaataggtgccctttggtacgatcgatcacgtctgtaagttttagcaatttcAGTTAAGACCCCGAAGAGCTACGGTAAATTTGTGatatttcatcaaattgtttatgtgaaaagtcagttgtatttttgacgctgaaataattaaaatttttaacttttcctttttttataatagaaagtgaatattaaaaaagtattttctgttttcttgatccaatccaaagtattgttggattaagtgcaatatgtgtaccaaatggtaccaaaaagtttgtgctggagtgagaactaatgaaaatatagcatatgtaattgtgttttttgaaaatatagcataattgtgttaatattacaaataggctgcatttaaaacaatagaaacggtctttctaccaaaaaaaatttgatagggtggtcttacccccatgtgggggcaagacggttttttgtttgatgttttttcaaaacgtattatcttttgttcagtatttttttattttttttataataatgagagtttctgcaaaaaacattaaacttaatgaataaaaactttattctatttaaaagatgttttttattgttttttaagacagtcaaacactaagtgggcggtcttgcccccacttcccctacttAGCTCATGTATCATAAGATAGTAGATAGGCTTCCTACTAAGTTCCTCAAAAATTGTTTCGATCAGATTGTATATCCTTATCATTGTTTTACTTACAGATTTAAACTCCTAATATCTTGACTTTGGACGTGGCTCACATATGAGCTCATCATCACGCAAAAAACGAATGAGAACATCGTTTAAACATCATCAACTTAGAACAATGAAATCCTTTTTTGCTATTAATCATAATCCTGATGCAAAAGATTTAAAACAACTTTCTCAAAAAACTGGTTTAGAGTAGTTCaggtgaaattttattttttattaaataattgaacattttattaaaatttaattattgttAACTAGGTTTGGTTTCAAAATGCAAGAGCAAAATGGCGCAAAATGCAAGAGCAAAATGGGTAAACCAGTTTTTTGAGAAAGTTGTTTTAAATCTTTTGCATCAGGATTATGATTAAAAGCAAAAAAGGATTTCATTGTTCTAAGTTGATGATGTTTAAACGATGTTCTCATTCGTTTTTTGCGTGATGATGAGCTCATATGTGAGCCACGTCCAAAGTCAAGATATTAGGAGTTTAAATCTGTAAGTAAAACAATGATAAGGATATACAATCTGATCGAAACAATTTTTGAGGAACTTAGTAGTAAGCCTATCTACTATCTTATGATACATGAGCTaagtaggggaagtgggggcaagaccgcccacttagtgtttgactgtcttaaaaaacaataaaaaacatcttttaaatagaataaagtttttattcattaagtttaatgttttttgcagaaactctcattattataaaaaaaataaaaaaatactgaacaaaagataatacgttttgaaaaaacatcaaacaaaaaaccgtcttgcccccacatgggggtaagaccgccctatcaaattttgttggtagaaagatcgtttctattgttttaaatgcagcctatttgtaatattaacacaattatgctatattttcaaaaaacacaattacatatgctatattttcattagttctcactccagcacaaactttttggtaccatttggtacacatattgcacttaatccaacaatactttggattggatcaagaaaacagttgcagatagaaggtacaaatacaatCTGCAAAGTCCTTTTTATCAGAATCATCAATTACAGTAGGTATTGTTTGGCGCCTGTTgcttagctttttggaagatttaacgatgaaattctttttttctctttgtttaagctaccagagcttccaatttcgcccatgggtggtcttgccccagtcatatcatatttgatattctgtataatttttttaaatttatctttacgactccttctttcgcagaaaatacttttttaatattcactttctattataaaaaaaggaaaagttaaaaattttaattatttcagcgtcaaaaatacaactgacttttcacatgaacgataacaatttgatgaaaaatcacaaatttaccgtaactcttcggggtcttaactgaaattgctaaaacttacagacgtgatcgatcgtaccaaagggca
Proteins encoded in this region:
- the LOC129920995 gene encoding obscurin-like; protein product: MTKEINHVIYKFIHTTTTSMDRMRFPTMSNQDKHGASEQWTTVADNIDHEFYLVHGLQPHENYHFRLASRNQIGWSQMGIPTHVRTSGDEAPKITITKSMKHLQQLTESGHEIVSEERKVHVDYQLERESLSWITDSDISDKYSFISEIHRGKFSTVVKGIQKSTNAMIVGKIFEVDKNNENAIQNEFEHLRTLRHEGIASLFAAFSPPNLPIKIFIMEKLQGADILNYFSSRHEYTEQMVATVITQLLDALQYLHWRGFCHLDIQPDNIVMATVRSVQIKLVDFGSSRKISKLGGTVPVCGLLDYQSPEMINEEFVMPQSDILSVGVLTYILLSGSSPFRGNDDTETRQNITFVRYRFENLYSEVTPEATRFIMFLFKRNPSKRPYSEECLEHRWLAASEYMNKKRERSVFFGNRLKEFSDAYHAEKDAEASSSENLAALGSGPTKRQLLRSNSIQDELMTTF